The window CGCCACAGGCTGAACAAGGACACAGTGCTCTTGGCGCAGTGTTGGTCAACCATGGACGCTTGAAAGAAGGCATTCAAGAACTTGAAAAAGCGCTTGCGATCAAGGCCAGTGACAGCGCGGCTCAAACGAATCTTGCATTGGCGTACGAACAGATCGGGTCTCCCGAAAAGGCTCTTCCACTTTTTTCCAGACTCGAAGCTGATGCACATTTGCATGGACGTACATTGCCGCCATACGTTTTAGTGGGGTATGCCTATTCGCTCGCTGCGACGCAAAAGACTGGCCCGGCCATCACGAAGATGAAAGCCGCTCTCGCAACAGAGCCGCAGAGTGCGGAGTTACACGATGAACTCGGTTCGCTGTATGCGCAACAAAAGAATTGGACACCGGCTCAGAGTGAATTTGCAACGGCGGTTCGTTTGAATTCGAGCCTGGCGGTTGCCCATTTGCATCTTGGTCTTGCGATGGAGGCCCAGGGAGAGAAGGATGGGCTCACGGAGCTGGCGCGGGCATCGCAGCTGGCACCACAGGATGAAGTGATTGCTATAGAGTACGGCAAAGCTCTCGCGGCCAGCGGGCAAGATGAGCAGGCAATAACGCTCTTAAAACATGTGTTGGAAGTAGATCCCGAATCCACTGCGGCCACGTATCAACTTGCACTTGCGTTACAGCGCTCCAACAACGTGCAGGAGGCAATTTCGCTTCTGAAAAAAGTTGTGGCAGCGGAGCCGAACAATGCTGATGCAATGACGAATCTGGGGATGGCTCTGTGCCAGGCGCAACTTGCAAAAGATGCGGTTCCGGTGCTGCAGCGAGCGGTTGCCCTCGCGCCTGAGAGCGTAACAGCGCATCAAGATCTTGCCGCAGCGTATGTGCAGCTGAGTCAGTTTGGTGATGCGGTGTCTGAATTGCACCAGGCGATCAAGCTCGCGCCCGATCAACCTCAGCTGCATTACAACCTTGGTCTGGCGTTCAAGATGCAGGACGATGCCGCACAGGCGATACCTGAGTTGCAGATAGCGGAGAGACTTGATTCGTCTGCGCCTGAAGCCCCTTATCTGCTAGGCGTGCTTTATATGCAGACAGGGCGCTATGAGGATGCGGCGCGAGAGATGGATCTCTCTTTAAAACTGCGCCCAGAAAATGGAGATGGCTGGGCCGCGCTGGGCAGCGTTTACGACAAGCTCAATAGGCCGGCGGAGGCCACATCCGCATTGCGTGAGGCCATCCATCAACTTCCGAATCAACCTGACCCACACTTGACACTCGCTGCTGTTCTGACCAAACAGAACCAACCAGCGGAGGCCGCCGCCGAGCGGAAGAAGGCTGCCGATCTGATGCGCAGCAACATGAATCGTCAACGTGCTGAGGTCGCGACGAACGCCGGAAACTCGCAGTTACGGAGTGGAGACGTGGAGGGATCTGTTACTCAGTTTCGAGATGCTTTGAGTTACGACGCAAACTATCCTGAAGCGCATTTGGGGCTGGCAGATGCTTTTGATCGGCTAGGAAAGACGGTTGAGGCTGCGGCAGAACGTCAGAAGGCCGAAGCTGCAAAGGCTGCGGCAAATCAGTAGCCTTGTGCACGTCGAGGCAGTGTTTGGTGGGGAGATAGTGCGTATACATAGATTTAAGTCGTTCGTTATAATTCGGCGCACGGATTCTTAGTAAGGAATGTAGTAAGAAGTACTGCAGTTATTCGAAAATCTATGGCGCGGTATCTTCCTTTGGCGTGAACTTCGAAGAAGCGTACGGGGCGTTTTAATACCATGACTCATGCCGCCGATGCTGGATTAGAGCGATCTTGAAAAGAATATTGACACCATTGAACCGCCGCAAATTTATTCGGTCACTGAGCCGCACTGCGTTAGTGCTCCCATTCGCGGATATTTTGGCATTGGCCTCGCCATTGCAGCAAGCGCCTGCACCTCAGAAAGGCATTGGGCCGCAGGAACGCAGTTACGATGCGAAGCCTGCATCGCCACCTCCGGGAGAGAAGTCTCCGATTGAAGATATTCCTCTTGGAGTTAGCTTTCTTGATGTGGCGAAGGAATCCGGCCTAACCAGTAAGACGATCTATGGCGCGGAAGGTAAGAATAAGTACTTGCTGGAGACTACGGGCTGTGGACTGGCATTTTATGACTATGACAACGACGGCTGGCTGGATCTTTTTATGGTCAACGGTTGGAGGCTGGATGGCTTTCCCAAGGGACAGGAGCCGCGATGTCATCTGTTCAAGAACAACCGCGATGGAACTTTCACGGATGTAACTACTGGTTCAGGACTGGAACATAAGACAGGCTGGGGGCAGGCGTGCTGTGTTGGAGACTACAACAACGATGGCAATGATGATTTATTTGTAACCTACTATGGCCAGAATGCCCTTTACCGTAACAATGGCAATGGAACCTTTACGGATGTCACGCAACAGGCAGGTCTTACTCAGCCAGGGCCAAAGATTCGCTGGAATACCGGTTGTACTTTTGTGGATTATGACCGCGACGGACATCTCGATCTCTTTGTCGCAAACTACGTCGACTTTGATTTAAAGACAGCACCTCTGCCGGAGGACGGCCCGTGCACTTATAAGGGAATGCTTGTTGCTTGCGGGCCTCCGGGACTGCCTGGTGGGAGAAATATCCTGTACCACAACAACGGGGATGGTACCTTCGCCGACGTCAGTGAGAAGTCGGGAATGTGGACCGCAGTTGGGACTTATGGTCTGAGTGTTGCTGCCTCGGATCTAGACAACGATGGGTGGCCTGATATCTATGTTGCGAACGATTCTGCGCCGGCGACGCTCTATCTCAACCAAAAGGATGGGACCTTCCGCGACATTGCGATTGAAGCCGGGGCAGCACTTTCGGCGGAGGCCAAACCGCAGGCGGGCATGGGTGTATCGATTGGCGACTACAGCCATAGCGGCAATCTCGACATCGTAAAGACGAACTTCGCTGGCGATACCGATTCGCTTTATACGAACATGGGCGATGCAACGTTTGAAGACCACACCTATCCGAGTGGGCTGGGTGAGAATACCAGGCTACTGGGGTGGGGCGTCGGCTTCTTCGATATGGACAATGATGGCTGGCTCGATATTCTTATGTCGAATGGTCACGTCTATCCAGAGGTTGATAAGTCGAAGGCTGATCTGAAGTATGCAGAGCACAAATATCTCTATCGCAATCTGCGCAATGGACGCTTCCAGGATGTTACGAACAAGGGTGGCCCAGGCATTCTTGAGGATGCCGCTGCTCGCGGCTGCGCGTTCGGAGACTATGACAACGATGGTGATATAGATATTGTCGTCAACTGCATCAATGCTGTACCGCAACTCTTGCGCTGCGACTCAACTCTGAACCGCAACTGGATCAAGATAAAGCTTGTGGGAGTAAAGTCGAATCGTTCCGGGATAGGTAGCCGCGTCATTGTCACAGCGACTACGACACCGGATGCAACGAAGCCGTCAAAACAGCTGGAGGAGTTACGAAGCGGGGGAAGTTACTTCTCGCAGAATGATATGCGTCTGCACTTCGGTCTTGATCAGGCCAAGAAGGTGGATGTAGTTGAGATACGGTGGCTGAGTGGGCAGGTGGATCAACTTAAGAATCTTGATGTGAACCAGCTTTACGTGATTCAAGAAGGTGGAAAGATTCTTAAAGCTGGCCCACTCAAGCCGGCCAAGAAGCAGGCATAAAGTAGTGAGCGATATTGCTCAGGCCTGGCTGGCGCCGAGCAACAAGGTATATCTAGTTTTTTATAGTGTTTGATGATGGAGCGGCAACCGTGAAGCTGCCGAACGGCTGCTGATAGTTGGCGCTCCACTCGTCGTTTACATCTGCACTCTGCAGATAGAGCTGCTTGTCACCGGCGAACCCAGGTGTGAACTTCACTTGAAAACTAACCGTTACCATATTGCCGTAAGTGTGTGCGGAAGATCCAGATGCCATCACCGTACATTGAGAGTTGCTTAGTTCAGAGGAAGATCCCGCGGTAATTGAGTGATATCCCCAGGTGCTGCCCATGTTGGGTACTAACCAGATCGCATTCTTGCCGAGATCAAAGCGCAAGAGGCACTCGTTCATTGACCATCCCGATCGTCCACCTGGTCGAACGTTGGTTGCCATTACAGACAGAGCGGCTTTTGCAATATGCGCCCCGCCTTTGGGGTCTTGGTAGGTCGCAGTAAAGACCTGCGCGGTGCCGTTGCCCGATGATGGTGCAACAGAGACTGGAACTGCCGACTGCGTCGTGCGTGGTGACGAGATCCGGGATTTCGAGCACCCCGCAAGTAGGAGCGTGAGACAAAGGGCAACGAAACGCACGTTCAACCTCCGCATGCCACGTCTCAACATGATAGAGGGAGTTGATGGGAAGGTGAAGCGCCCATCGAGGGGACCAAGATTACTTCTTACTTAGGAGACGGCGAAGGATTGTCAATTTCTTTCTTGTACTGGGCACTGAGTGTGTTCCTGCTCCTGGCTATTGGCAATAGTGTTGGATAGAACTGGACGAAGGTAGTATCCACGGCTGCATGGTCGGAGTGGCAGCTGTAGCAGGAGGCTGTCGTCGGCACCATCTTGCCTGCTTTGTCGTTGTTTTCGAATCCGAAGAAGGCCCATCTTCCAGAAAATCGCGCTTCATCTTTTACGTGCACTTCCAAACCCATTATTTCGCTCTGGAAGTGGCCCTTCTGATTGATCGAACCTTTCCCATGGGCTTCGCGAACTTCGAGTACGAGCGTGGTCTTGTCGGGCCAGGTCCCAGTTTCTACAAATTTCTTGTAGGATTCTGGATCTACGAAGACATTGTCAAACATATGGTGGTCGTCCGCCTGCGCATTCGCGCTGTAGCTCATATCGAACCCCGACGTTAGATACACCCACTCGCGGTAGTGCTCCGGTAGTTTGAGCTGTGCTTCGCTGGTGTACTCTGGCGCGTAACTCCGCGCGACGGTACTTTGTTGAGGGGCAAAGATGGAGAGCAGAACCATTGCAAAGAGGAGGAGAGTTTTCGCAGCAGTGAGCATGGAAGAAGTATCGACCTGCTCTCACTCTGTGGGCGAGACCGCTTACTGCAGGGCTCCGGCGATTCACTGCATTCTTGACGTTTTCGGCACGTTGAGGACTACGATCTCACTATGACCACGAACAACCACATTCAGGCTAGCTCGTATCGATGGAGATGGATAGCGGCGATCTGGTTTGGATTCGGGCTGTTCGGCGCGTTACAGACGGTCTTCGTCATGCGCTCGGAGGGCATGCACCATGCCTGGATGAAGCTATTCGTAGTTGCGCTGCTTTCGTGGCTTCCCTGGGCGCTGATGACACCATTGATCTTGTATCTCGGTCGCCGATTTCCGCCGCTCAAACCTTGGCGTTTCCAGAATTGGTTTGCACATATCGCAGCGTGGCTTTCAGTCGGTGTGATGTTTTGTGCATGGGACTCGTTGCTGGAGGTGCTTCTGAATCCATATGCTGAAGGATCTCCGGCGAGGTTCGTGCAGCTTTGGCATAGCAAGTTCTACAATGGGTTTCTCTCGTCCATGGTGCTGTACGCTGTGATTCTGATAGTCAGCTCCATGTTGGACTCAAGGGAGCGCCTGGCTTTTCAGCAGACTGAAACGGCTCGGCTGAACGAGCAGCTGTCGAAGGCACAACTGAATGCTTTGCGACGACAGATCGAGCCTCACTTCCTGTTCAATACGCTGAACGCAGTCTCCGGGTTGGTGCGTGAGGGAAGAAATGACTCCGCAGTGAGTATGATTGCCGGGCTGAGTGATTTTCTGCGCCGGATGCTGGAGGACTCCAGTCGGCAACAAGTGCCGTTGCAGGAGGAGATGGAGTTTGCGCTGAAGTATCTCGACATTCAAAAAGTTCGATTTGCCGATCGTCTTCAACTGAGTGTGGACGTGCCTGGCGAACTCTATCCAGCGAAGGTTCCTAGCCTTATTCTGCAGCCGATGGTCGAGAACGCGATTAAGCATGGGATTGCGAAGCGAGCGCAGGGAGGGACGATTTGGATTCGTGCAACTCGGTGTGATGATGTACTTACACTTAGTGTCTGCAATGACGGCCCAAGTCTTCCGTCTGACTGGGAGACGACTCGCTCGGGAATTGGCGTCTCAAATGTTCGTACCCGATTGCAGAGCCTCTACGGGAAAGACTGCAAGATGAGCATGCGGAATCGAAGCGCGGGTGGCGTGGAGGTGTCGGTCTCTCTACCCTTTGTAGTCGCTCCGCCCTCCGCGGGGGCTTGATTCGTGCATTCGAAAGAGCTTCCAGAGAGAGTTCGTACGCTGGTTGTAGATGACGAGCCATTGGCTCGCAGCAATCTCATGGTTTTGCTTGGCCTTCATCCAGAGATTGAAATCGTCAGGGAGTGTGGGTCTGGCGCTGAGGCGCTATCAGCTGTTCGCGAGCTGAAGCCGGACCTGGTTTTTCTCGATGTTGAGATGCCAGAGTGCGACGGATTTGATGTTCTTGAGATGCTGGGAAGAGATCTGCCCCTCGCAGTGGTCTTCGTTACCGCTTACGACAAGTATGCGTTGCGGGCCTTCGACGCCGGAGCGCTCGATTATCTGTTGAAGCCGTTCGACAACGCTCGGTTCGAACGGGCACTCGACCGCGCCAAGGAAAAGATCGCGCAGGGCAGGAGCTCGCCACAAGCAAGGGAGTTGCTGGTTGTGAAGAGCGCCGGGCAGGTTTCGTTTCTGAAGATCTCTGAGATCGATTGGATCGAGGCGGCGGACTACTATTCCTGTTTGCACGTGGGGACAAAGTCACATCTCGTGCGCCGTAGCATGGCGGAGCTCGATCAGGAGTTGGATCAGTCAGTCTTTTGTCGAATTCACCGTTCAACCATCGTTCAACTTGATCGAGTGCGCGGGCTCAAACTTAATGAGAGTGGTGAGTACGACGTGGTGCTCAACGATGGAACGAGACTGCGGTTGAGCCGACGCTACCGCGCACAAGTTCAATCTCGCCTGGGCCTTGCTGGTTCTTGGCAGGAATCGTAGGTCAGCCAAGAGGGAGTTCGGCTTCCGGTGCATCGAGAGAATGTTGGAACTTCTCGACGAACTGGGCCACGTGCAGGCCGTCGATCAGAGCGTGGTGCACGTGGATCGATACAGGCATCGTGGAACGGCCATTCGCGTCAGTAATTTTGCCGAAGGTGATCTTGGGCGCGGAGTCTTCACGGGAGAAGTCGCGCGCGTGGGAGATGGACGTGAAGTCGAACCAGGGAAGAACCGAATAGCGAATCAAGTTGGCGTCTGGATAGCGCTCGATGTCATCTCGCTGCCGCACCCGTTCGAGTTCGATGGATGCCTCGCGAACGAAATCGGCGATGCGCTGCTGGAACTGATAGTGTCCAAAACCAATGGTGCCGTTTGTGCGTCCAACAGCGCTGCCGCCATTGATCTGTTCGTAGCGCCAGACGACGCCATCGACAATGCGGGTCCTGAAGTTTTCGATTTGGTGAGCGGCAATGAGGGAGCGATGTAGCAGTGACAGGAAGACCGAGAGGTGGTGCTGCTTGGCGTAACGGTATGTCGCCGTGCAGTCAACACGAAGACATACTCCGTGGTAGGGCTCGGTAAAATCCCTGAAATGGTTAAAGCTCGCGCGGCGCTCCCACGTCTCTACGTCGATCTTCTGTCTGCTACCAACCAGAATTTCCTGCATGCTCGTATGCTAAATCGAAGAGATGTTCCATTCAGTCGGGAACGGAACCAGAGCAGAGAGCTTGTCGCTACTGCGAATCTTAGCCGAGGACCAATTCGGCGTTGGGGCTTGCATAACCTGCATGGCGCTCGAGAGAGCTACAGCGAACAGATGTGAATGGATAAAGGTGCGAGAGGAAGAAAGAAGATTGGAAGCCACGAATTTCAAGGAAATAAGTGGTAGGCACGAGGAGACTCGAACTCCTGACCTCTACCGTGTCAAGGTAGCGCTCTAACCAACTGAGCTACGCGCCTGTGCGTTCTATCAGTCTAAACGGAAGTAGGAGCTTGGAGCAACCTGCGCCCGACTTGGGTTAGGATGAACTCACCCTGCTACGTGCCCCTGCTCAGCCAATTCCGCGCCGCGCCGAATCTGCTTACGCTGATGCGGTTGTTCATCATCCCCTTCCTTTTAATTGAGATTCTCGACGGGCACTATGGGATATCGTTTGCACTCTTTATTCTCGCGGGAATCAGCGATGCGCTCGATGGCCTGCTGGCTCGATGGCTGAGTCAAAAGACAACGTTGGGACAGTATCTTGATCCGATCGCGGACAAATTGCTCCTGAGTTCTCTCTTTGTTGTTTTGACCCACGTTGGACTAATCCCGCGTTATGTAACAGTTCTGGTTTTCAGTCGCGATGTAGGCATTTTGCTTATCTCTACGTTGCTCTTTGTTACCGGAAGTCTGCGGGATTTTCGGCCGAGTCTCTTCGGGAAGCTCAACACGTTTGTGCAGATCGTCGCTCTGGTCGCCGTGCTATGCCAGAAGCTGTTTATGTCTCCCGCTGTGGCGACACTGCGGGACGTGCTGGTGCGCGCGATTGCGGTGCTGGCGCCGCTCTCGGCGGCTCAGTATGCATGGATTGTGCTGCGCAGGATGAGCGCGCCACCGGAGCAGACCGTAGTTTAGTCTTCGGCCGGGGTCTCGGCGAGAGCTTCTTCTTCTTCGATCGCGATGTCGCTAAACTCCGCTGAATCAAAGACTTCTCCACATTTCTGGCACTCAACAAATTCAGCGTCTTCCTCGCGGGCGACAATTTTGACGATGGGATGTTTGCAGATGGCTGTCATTTGGGGAGAAAAATGTGAATGGTATGGATTTTGCCCGTCCAAAGCCACCTTGTCAACAGCGAATTCGGTTGATTTTTGGCGTAAAAAGTATGGTAAGTTGCGGTGAAAGGATGGTAAAGCGTGGTTGCATGCGCGCGCTTCTGGACGTACACTATCTAGGACTGGAATTGTCTTAGTTAGGCAGTTCAGGTGGCCGGGAGCCCAAAATCCGACATGCTGCGTCTGACCAAAAAAGCCGATTACGGCCTGATGGCTCTGAAGTATCTGGCAGAGCAGAAGGACGGGACCGCACACAGCGCCAAAGACATTGCTGAGGCGTATCACAT is drawn from Edaphobacter lichenicola and contains these coding sequences:
- a CDS encoding tetratricopeptide repeat protein, coding for MDKLRQNGLVAVNAGLVALMALTTVAHSQEPSAALKKADAAYRAGQAALAQRDLSSAQADFEQVVQLAPQAEQGHSALGAVLVNHGRLKEGIQELEKALAIKASDSAAQTNLALAYEQIGSPEKALPLFSRLEADAHLHGRTLPPYVLVGYAYSLAATQKTGPAITKMKAALATEPQSAELHDELGSLYAQQKNWTPAQSEFATAVRLNSSLAVAHLHLGLAMEAQGEKDGLTELARASQLAPQDEVIAIEYGKALAASGQDEQAITLLKHVLEVDPESTAATYQLALALQRSNNVQEAISLLKKVVAAEPNNADAMTNLGMALCQAQLAKDAVPVLQRAVALAPESVTAHQDLAAAYVQLSQFGDAVSELHQAIKLAPDQPQLHYNLGLAFKMQDDAAQAIPELQIAERLDSSAPEAPYLLGVLYMQTGRYEDAAREMDLSLKLRPENGDGWAALGSVYDKLNRPAEATSALREAIHQLPNQPDPHLTLAAVLTKQNQPAEAAAERKKAADLMRSNMNRQRAEVATNAGNSQLRSGDVEGSVTQFRDALSYDANYPEAHLGLADAFDRLGKTVEAAAERQKAEAAKAAANQ
- a CDS encoding CRTAC1 family protein codes for the protein MLALASPLQQAPAPQKGIGPQERSYDAKPASPPPGEKSPIEDIPLGVSFLDVAKESGLTSKTIYGAEGKNKYLLETTGCGLAFYDYDNDGWLDLFMVNGWRLDGFPKGQEPRCHLFKNNRDGTFTDVTTGSGLEHKTGWGQACCVGDYNNDGNDDLFVTYYGQNALYRNNGNGTFTDVTQQAGLTQPGPKIRWNTGCTFVDYDRDGHLDLFVANYVDFDLKTAPLPEDGPCTYKGMLVACGPPGLPGGRNILYHNNGDGTFADVSEKSGMWTAVGTYGLSVAASDLDNDGWPDIYVANDSAPATLYLNQKDGTFRDIAIEAGAALSAEAKPQAGMGVSIGDYSHSGNLDIVKTNFAGDTDSLYTNMGDATFEDHTYPSGLGENTRLLGWGVGFFDMDNDGWLDILMSNGHVYPEVDKSKADLKYAEHKYLYRNLRNGRFQDVTNKGGPGILEDAAARGCAFGDYDNDGDIDIVVNCINAVPQLLRCDSTLNRNWIKIKLVGVKSNRSGIGSRVIVTATTTPDATKPSKQLEELRSGGSYFSQNDMRLHFGLDQAKKVDVVEIRWLSGQVDQLKNLDVNQLYVIQEGGKILKAGPLKPAKKQA
- a CDS encoding cytochrome P460 family protein is translated as MLTAAKTLLLFAMVLLSIFAPQQSTVARSYAPEYTSEAQLKLPEHYREWVYLTSGFDMSYSANAQADDHHMFDNVFVDPESYKKFVETGTWPDKTTLVLEVREAHGKGSINQKGHFQSEIMGLEVHVKDEARFSGRWAFFGFENNDKAGKMVPTTASCYSCHSDHAAVDTTFVQFYPTLLPIARSRNTLSAQYKKEIDNPSPSPK
- a CDS encoding sensor histidine kinase, with product MTTNNHIQASSYRWRWIAAIWFGFGLFGALQTVFVMRSEGMHHAWMKLFVVALLSWLPWALMTPLILYLGRRFPPLKPWRFQNWFAHIAAWLSVGVMFCAWDSLLEVLLNPYAEGSPARFVQLWHSKFYNGFLSSMVLYAVILIVSSMLDSRERLAFQQTETARLNEQLSKAQLNALRRQIEPHFLFNTLNAVSGLVREGRNDSAVSMIAGLSDFLRRMLEDSSRQQVPLQEEMEFALKYLDIQKVRFADRLQLSVDVPGELYPAKVPSLILQPMVENAIKHGIAKRAQGGTIWIRATRCDDVLTLSVCNDGPSLPSDWETTRSGIGVSNVRTRLQSLYGKDCKMSMRNRSAGGVEVSVSLPFVVAPPSAGA
- a CDS encoding LytR/AlgR family response regulator transcription factor, with protein sequence MHSKELPERVRTLVVDDEPLARSNLMVLLGLHPEIEIVRECGSGAEALSAVRELKPDLVFLDVEMPECDGFDVLEMLGRDLPLAVVFVTAYDKYALRAFDAGALDYLLKPFDNARFERALDRAKEKIAQGRSSPQARELLVVKSAGQVSFLKISEIDWIEAADYYSCLHVGTKSHLVRRSMAELDQELDQSVFCRIHRSTIVQLDRVRGLKLNESGEYDVVLNDGTRLRLSRRYRAQVQSRLGLAGSWQES
- a CDS encoding CatA-like O-acetyltransferase codes for the protein MQEILVGSRQKIDVETWERRASFNHFRDFTEPYHGVCLRVDCTATYRYAKQHHLSVFLSLLHRSLIAAHQIENFRTRIVDGVVWRYEQINGGSAVGRTNGTIGFGHYQFQQRIADFVREASIELERVRQRDDIERYPDANLIRYSVLPWFDFTSISHARDFSREDSAPKITFGKITDANGRSTMPVSIHVHHALIDGLHVAQFVEKFQHSLDAPEAELPLG
- a CDS encoding CDP-alcohol phosphatidyltransferase family protein, producing the protein MPLLSQFRAAPNLLTLMRLFIIPFLLIEILDGHYGISFALFILAGISDALDGLLARWLSQKTTLGQYLDPIADKLLLSSLFVVLTHVGLIPRYVTVLVFSRDVGILLISTLLFVTGSLRDFRPSLFGKLNTFVQIVALVAVLCQKLFMSPAVATLRDVLVRAIAVLAPLSAAQYAWIVLRRMSAPPEQTVV